The Lampris incognitus isolate fLamInc1 chromosome 7, fLamInc1.hap2, whole genome shotgun sequence genome window below encodes:
- the LOC130115495 gene encoding extracellular calcium-sensing receptor-like, which yields MIFAIEEINSSESLLPNVSLGYRIYDNCGSTLFSIRAAMALMNGEEWTMGKTCTGQSAVHAIIGESESSSSIVLARTTGPFQIPVISHSATCECLSSRKEFPSFFRTIASDLYQSRALAQLVKHFGWSWVGAINSDSDYGNNGMAIFLAAAQEEGVCVEYRGKFHRTEPEKLTKVVEMIRKGTARVIVAFLAHVEMNNLLRQLTIHNVTGLQFIGVEAWITADSLVTPTSYGVLGGSLGFAVQKANISGFADFVIRESWDTLFQCKEIDGVNMTANVPCKENGDLMELKNYSDDVGELRYSGNIYKAIYAVAHSLHSLLKCTNTNSQGCDKTVTVSPWQVVESLKQVNFTIKNGDKVWFDNTGAAAARYEVVNWQRGPGDSIQFKPVGYYDASLPPGWQFVLRNEEIIWPGEKKELPVSVCSDSCLPGTYKVYQKGRPVCCYDCVPCAEGEISNATDANSCITCPEEYWSSPNRDTCVQKRVEFLAFTEVMGKLLSFFSLFGVLLTLLVSTLFFINKDTPLVKANNSELSFLLLFSLNLCFLCSLTFIGRPSEWSCMLRHTAFGITFVLCISCVLAKTIVVLMAFRAALPGSDVMKWFGPAQQRLSVMAFTLVQVVICILWLTISPPFPFKNMKHYKEKIILECALGSPIGFWAVLGYIGLLAMLCFILAFLARKLPDNFNEAKFITFSMLIFCAVWIAFIPAYVSSPGKLPVAVETFAILSSSYGLLFCIFAPKCFIIVLKPELNTKKHLMGKVQPRSI from the exons ATGATCTTTGCCATTGAGGAGATCAACAGCAGTGAGTCTCTTCTTCCAAATGTCTCTCTTGGGTATCGGATCTATGACAACTGCGGCTCAACGTTGTTCTCTATACGTGCGGCCATGGCGCTGATGAATGGCGAGGAGTGGACGATGGGAAAGACCTGCACCGGTCAGTCAGCTGTTCACGCCATCATTGGGGAGTCTGAATCCTCTTCGAGCATCGTGCTTGCTCGCACCACCGGGCCTTTCCAAATACCAGTG ATCAGTCACTCAGCAACATGTGAGTGTCTGAGTAGCAGGAAGGAGTTCCCCTCCTTCTTCCGCACCATTGCCAGTGACCTCTACCAGAGCCGGGCTCTGGCTCAGCTGGTCAAGCACTTTGGCTGGAGCTGGGTGGGGGCGATCAACAGCGACAGTGACTACGGCAACAACGGCATGGCCATCTTCCTTGCTGCTGCCCAGGAGGAAGGGGTATGCGTGGAATACCGAGGGAAATTCCACCGGACAGAACCAGAAAAGCTGACGAAGGTGGTGGAGATGATTCGCAAGGGCACGGCCCGGGTCATTGTGGCGTTCCTGGCTCACGTGGAGATGAACAATCTCCTGAGGCAGCTGACCatccacaacgtcaccggcctgcAGTTCATCGGCGTGGAGGCCTGGATCACCGCCGACAGCCTGGTGACACCAACTAGCTATGGCGTGTTGGGTGGGTCTCTGGGCTTCGCCGTGCAGAAGGCCAACATCAGCGGCTTCGCTGATTTTGTAATCAGAGAGTCCTGGGACACATTATTTCAATGTAAAGAGATAGACGGAGTTAACATGACTGCAAATGTACCTTGTAAAGAGAACGGGGACTTGATGGAACTGAAAAATTACAGCGATGACGTGGGGGAGCTGAGATACTCCGGCAATATCTACAAGGCCATTTATGCTGTGGCCCATTCCCTGCACAGCTTACTGAAGTGCACAAACACAAATAGTCAAGGCTGTGACAAGACTGTGACTGTTTCTCCCTGGCAG GTAGTGGAGTCTTTAAAGCAGGTGAACTTCACCATTAAGAATGGGGATAAGGTCTGGTTTGACAATACCGGTGCAGCAGCGGCCCGGTATGAAGTGGTGAACTGGCAGCGTGGACCAGGCGACTCGATCCAGTTTAAACCCGTGGGCTACTATGACGCCTCCTTACCGCCTGGATGGCAATTTGTCCTCAGAAATGAAGAAATAATATGGCCCGGTGAAAAGAAGGAG TTGCCCGTGTCGGTGTGCAGTGACAGCTGCCTCCCGGGAACTTACAAAGTCTACCAGAAAGGAAGGCCGGTCTGCTGCTATGACTGTGTGCCATGTGCAGAGGGAGAAATCAGCAACGCCACAG ATGCTAACAGCTGCATAACGTGCCCCGAAGAGTACTGGTCGAGTCCAAACAGGGACACGTGCGTACAGAAGAGGGTTGAGTTCCTCGCCTTCACCGAGGTTATGGGCAAACTGCTGTCGTTTTTCTCTTTGTTTGGGGTACTCCTCACTTTACTTGTGTCCACCTTATTCTTCATTAATAAGGACACCCCGTTAGTGAAAGCCAATAACTCTGAGCTGAGTTTTCTGCTGCTCTTCTCTTTGAATCTGTGCTTCCTTTGCTCCCTGACCTTCATCGGCCGGCCCTCCGAGTGGTCCTGCATGCTGAGACACACGGCGTTCGGCATCACCTTCGTCCTCTGTATCTCCTGTGTGCTGGCGAAAACTATCGTGGTGTTAATGGCCTTCAGGGCCGCACTTCCAGGTAGCGATGTAATGAAATGGTTCGGCCCCGCTCAGCAGAGACTTAGTGTTATGGCTTTCACTCTCGTACAAGTTGTGATTTGCATCCTGTGGTTAACCATCTCGCCTCCTTTTCCCTTTAAGAACATGAAACACTACAAGGAAAAGATCATACTTGAATGTGCATTAGGATCGCCTATAGGATTCTGGGCCGTGTTGGGATATATAGGCCTCTTGGCTATGTTGTGTTTTATCCTGGCCTTTCTCGCCCGGAAGCTGCCTGATAATTTCAATGAGGCAAAGTTCATCACCTTCAGCATGTTGATATTCTGTGCCGTCTGGATCGCCTTTATCCCGGCTTATGTCAGTTCTCCTGGAAAGCTACCTGTAGCAGTAGAGACCTTTGCAATTCTTTCCTCCAGTTATGGGTTACTTTTCTGTATATTTGCACCTAAATGCTTCATTATTGTATTAAAACCTGAATTGAATACAAAAAAACACTTAATGGGAAAAGTGCAACCTCGGTCCATCTAG